Genomic DNA from Chanos chanos chromosome 6, fChaCha1.1, whole genome shotgun sequence:
acagacacaatgGTGAAAACAGGACTTAGGCTGAGCTTTGTTGTTTTAAGATTGTCCGGGTGCACGCCATTTGACACGAGCGTCATTATCGGTAAGCGTGAGATAATTTACACAGATAAAGCATCTATGTAGCATAACTACTCATCTCTTTGCATCGTAACTGAAATCTGGCCACATGAAAGCGCCACGTTCATTATCACATACCTACTTCCTGTACAGACAGTGAAAGTTACTGTCCTATAACAGCAGAGTGGATCTGAAAGACTAGGCCACAGAAACTTCACCCAAGTGAGACGCTGGAAACTAAAGGCCTACCGAGTTTATTCGATCTCTATTGCATTCAGCTGAAATGTGCTAGTGATGCCTACTGATGCTTGATGCGAAATGAGCAGGACACAGTCTTGGTCATTACCTGGCTGAGAAGCTGCCCGTGGAAGATGGTGTTGAGAACCTTTAGCACCTGCTTGGACAGCTTCCTCTGTGTGATGGGGATGACGATCCTGCGCTTGTTGCCGTCTGACTCCAATTCCTGTTGCACTTTGTCCAACAGCTCACACAGAAACTCCTGCGCGTCCTGCTGGTCGTAGCCGCGAAAAGCCGGAATCAGGTTCCACACCGAATGCAGCATCGCGAAGGGCGACACCAAAGACCAGCGACCCGACCACATGACCCTGAAGAGTGTGTGCAGCTCGTGGCACAATGACATCTGCTGGCGGGAGGAGGAACGCGGCTCCTTGGGCTGGACAAGTTCTGCCGCGCTCAGGCTGGGTGGAACGCTATGCTTGCTCCCTACGGACAACCCCCCGGCTCCCGCCTTCCCCACACGTCCCAGGGAGCAAGTGAGAGCGCTGGCATTGCCCACTACGGCCCCTGCTACTCCTTTAACCCCCTGTGAGTGGTTGGTTTTGGCCAGTAGCTCCTCTGTCTCACAAAGGTCCAGTGTGAGAAAACACTCCCTGAATTTCTGCAGGTGGCTCAACACCTGTAGGATTGAGTTCATGTAGCAGGTGTTTCCGAGGTTACGCAGCCCTGTAACACCTGGCGCTAATCTACGACGTCGGGCTGACTGAGACACATGATACCTGCGCATTTTACCAGTCCCGGCGTTACCAGGAGGCTTGTTGGAAAGGGGCAAAAGCGGCTGCTTTGAAGGAGGTGGAACGCGGTCCGGAGGGTCACGAAACTTGCGAGGGATGAGGGATAGGGCGGTACGGGGTGCCTGAGTGAGGAGTCGAGCACTCTTTCTGGGCGGGACGTTGGCCAGCTCTCCCATGAGCCTCTTCTTCACCTCCTTGCGCTGACGTCGGAGCTCCTCCTTCTCCTGTTCTTGCTTCTGGTCGCGTTTTCGCTGCTCTTCCGCGTGTCGACTCCTCCATCTGTGCAGCGCTTTGCTTAGAAGCACCTTCCTCCTGTGCCACAAGGCTGTTGTCATGGCAGGACGCACTGCCACGCTGTCCTTGCCAGTCTCCCCTGGCCGGAGGGAGCATTCTCCTGCTGATGAGCGCAGGGAGCGCTGACCAGGGCTTCGCACAGTGGATAGGGCACCCCTGAGGAGCTTGAGGTCCCCCTCTGCATTGTCATTTAGTACATAGTCTCCGCAGGCAAAGCAAAAGACATCCAGTTCTCGCACCTCCATGGCCAATGGGTGGTGTGATTCCTGGTAATGCTTGAGGGAGTGATCCTCCATGTAGCGGCCACAGGCCACGTGTGAGCACTTGAGGCAAGCCCACACAGACTCCGTGGTCTCGCAGTCCACACAACACCATTTCTGAGGGTTTAATATGGAGTGGTTTTGCCTCAGCCGGAGGCGTCCCACATGCTTACAGCGCTCCATCGGTTCGGATGCACATGTGCTCTCAGAGTCAGGATGCTCTGCCTTGGGTCATGAGCCAGCTCATCCTAGTGTGAAGGAGGTCAAGcatgttaaaaatgaacttgtgatgaacatatgtatatatattaaaaaaacaacttgtgcaaaatgtgcaaaacaaaaatgagcatAGTGCAATAAGCTGCagaaatctgaaaacaaacttACTGTAAAAAGGGTTTTGAATATACTTTGACATACATGAGGGCACCATcacacctggaaaaaaaaactgtcacagTAATGTCCGAATTACTGTACTCTCCTTAAGTCGACGGCATGGCAGTCATTCCAGCATTCTGTGGAAGAAAACTGCAGAGTTAAAGTGCGTATGTTCGTTTAAAAGCTTGCGTGTTTAAAGGTAATAACATCCTATCCCATCCTATTATCCATCGAACAACAgtgcagtaataataataacaacaataataataataataataataataataataataatagaatcTACACGATAGAATTTACTACTTTCCGATTGTCTTCAAGTGTGGTACTGCGCTGGTTTTCAGTAGTACAGGATATTTGGATGAAGCAAGGTTAAACTTTGaaagagaataaacagaaaGTACGCCAAGAACTCTTCTGAGAACAAACTGCGCGCGGACACGAAGTTTTCGACTTACTGAGAGTCGAACTGGCATTCAGCCCCAGATTTACCACGAGCTTGTAAAATCAGTAGCTAACCAGCAACGAGACAATCAGCTAGCTAGCTGTGTTACACAAATGAATATGATACAATGCCTCCGCGATGGCTGACGTTACTTTGCTAATCAATTCTTTAACTTGTGTCTAGTCTTTTGAGAATTAAATGTGTCAGCATGATAACTATAGTTTCTATGTAGCTCGTGAGATAATTTCTGTAAATTACTTAGGTCGTTACTGGATGGTTAACTTCTCGTCTGTGTGTGATAGACTGTTAACTAATCTCGCTTGGTCTGTCGTCTTCAGTAATAGCAAGCTCAGTCAATTAGCAAGTACAGCTAGCGAGTGGCTACTTGTAGCTAGCTTCTAAGAAACTACGTGGCTTAGGCTAGCCATGTTATTGTAGTTTAACCATCTTTTGGATTATTCGATATGATAACATTAACCTCGCCGACTTCCACTCACCGACAAGGTCATGATTGTTTATGATGCGCGTACAATATTGTCCTTCCCAGCTAGCTGTCCGCTAATCTGTTTGCCGgtgttttcctcttttaaaaGACAATGCCGACAATCAATAGCTAGTAAGCTAACCAGCTAAGCTGTGCTATAGTACTTACCAGAACAAAGAGCACTCGTAGACCAACCCTGCTGAAATTTCTCACGAAAACTTTTGCTTTTAGTCGTTAAAAACGCTGAGACAAATCTTCGGATGGTGATGTTTCGACAGAGTCACGGGgatgtgaaatatatttaacaaatcaacttttgtttaaatctttaaacaaaacaccagGAGGTCAACCTAGATTAAAGTCAGAGATCCTCTAAAACACCGAATAGGGTCAATCTACAACTTTAAAACGTTCAGTACTCACTCCGTCGACAATAACCGACAACCATCTGCATTTACTTTGTTCAAAGACTAAAAGCCTCTAAGTGTGATGTTTTTTCGTCGTTTTAGATTTGTATATGGTTTTATTTACCGCCATCATCAGCACGCGCGAGCTGTCACAGATCCCGGGTCAACCAAACTAGCCTGGTTTTACAAACCCGTCGCTCTGATTGGTTTCAAAGTAATCAATCTTCCGGAAAACTTTGACTCTTATTGGTTAACAGTACGTCGGTCACGTCTTCGACTTCAGAGGGTGGGGGCCCACAGATTTACCGGTACAAGATTAGGAACCTGTGATTTGTGAATACGGTTACTGCCGTGTGTAAACATTGTCCTTGAGTAACATTTCGCTTATTTCGAAAACTACAGTCTACTCAATGTTACAATAGTCACTCGAGTTATTTTGAGAGGAAACTtgtcaaattcatttcagtgtgcCGGGACATTGTCACGTTCCCCGCAGTTTCACAAAACTTCAGAAAGAATATGCTACAAAACTTTACTTTTGAAGGATGCATGATATGGATGTttattaaacaaaagaaaaggaaagaaaacaaaacaaaagaggtcgagtcaatatttttattattgagtttaaaatatttttgattgGAAAATGGAGGGCTCAGTATGAAAAAAGAAGTCCTGCAATCAAAATGCCATTATGGAGTAAGCAATTATTATTTGAAAGtagtgaaaatatgtttttttgcaCTGTGTAAACCATCTATGAAATAATCCTATACGTTATACAATTGACAAATTATGCACTTGGTTAAGGCATTGACCAAAACGGGTTTACAGTTAACTAGTTTGCATTCTTTCAGCTATTTCTATTTGTAAgctttacctttttttctgtagaaatAACATTTACTTTAAATTAAGGACagacaatgaacacaaaaatgaaGATATTAAGGGCATCAGCTATTTGTTGCGTGGCACACTCATTTTCCACGAGCTGACTTTTAGTCCTTATCCTTTTGAGATGGCACATCTTAGCGCACACTGGCTCCTGGTATCACTTGCTGTTTGCGGACTTTGCTGAAGAGTTCTAAGTACTGAACCATTGTGTCCATGCAGTCTACAGGTGCATAAAGACCCTCAGGTTTGGCAGCAAAGACAGAGGGCAGTTCAGGAACATTAGAGCCCAAGAAGCTTTGCATAAACTCCTTCATGAGGTTCCAGCAATCTCCAGGAACAACACAAGCACAGTATTCcacctaaatacacacacataccattaATTAACTCTACAACGAATGTAAAGTAACAATACTTGGAGCAAATAAATACATGATCAATACTCTCTTACCTCAACTGAGATACCCCTTGCACTAGAACTCATAGTCACTGTGCCAACTTTCACAAGAAAATCGCAGTAGCGATACCGAGTGCCTCGACTCTCCACTTTGTGGCCCTTTGCGTTTTGGAAATGACTCTTAAGCTTCACCATCAGAACATCAAAGTTTACATCGGCAGTCAGGTAAGGTCCTCCCTCAAACAGAGCTAAACAGCTCAGGGGGGTTTCTGAGTTATGCATGACATACAGGAGTTTGGAAGGTTGCCCTATGagtgagaataagagagagagagagaggtttacgataagctaaaaataaatatttttaatatgtaaGCAATCAAGTAATCAGAAGAGCCTCAATAAAACACTGTgcctttcaggaaaaaaaaaggaatcggTTCTACTTATTAGTAACAAATGGAAATACATATGCAGAAACACATATTTGGAAACCATTCAGGTATGAAAACTAACAGCACAagcatgtttgtttgaatggaTATCCTTACCCATCAGGCAGATCCTAATCACTACTGTAAATTAATGTGTATATGATATGCTAATGATACATACTGTTTTacacaaatgaataaactgtGTCTCAGTCTGACTGGTCTCAATCCCTCAGTGAATTCAGGCAAATTACTACAGTGGATCCCAGTGTCAATAGGAGGTTAATGTACTCTTCTTACCACTTGCATTGCTTGTAGCATGATACGTCTCACAATCTACAAAAAAGCTTCCCTGCTTCACGGCACCTAGTTGTTCAAGCTTCTTGTGCAGCATATCCACTGTCTGTTGTACACTCTTTCCCTCCAGTATAGGAACCTGGCACACACTTCATGACATTTGAAATGACATGTTATTATAATTCGAAAATGGGTTGTGAGAGCTAAACACATATCAGTATTTACATTGCTGCGTTGTGTACAATGGGCTATGGCCATCAACGTCCTCGGTAAATTAGCCGTCCTCTAAACTGACGCTAGCATTCGACtttaagttaaaaaagaaatacaatgcTTAGTGGACGCATAGTAGGACGAATTAAGCTGCAGCTAGCCATGTAGCTAGCGCTCCTACATCCATACAGCCTAGTCTTCCCGCTCAATATAATTGTAAAAGAAATGTATTGAAATTTTGAAGTCTGCTTGCACATCGGCTTGGTAGAATCCACAAACCGGTGGTAAAATCGAAAAATGTGTGACACTTACCATGTTACCCCCATTTTCGGATATACTCATCGCTTGGCTAATTCAAAACTACATGCACTCTCCACTACTTCCGCTTTGTACCGGAAAAGATCTATGAAACTCACAAATAAAGTGAGAAGAAAATAGATGAATGTGGTTTATTCAGCAGCAGTATTTCgcaaaaccaaataaaattcCACCATCACATACCTAATTTCATTAAAGTTACCATTTATTGCTCCTACATACAGTGGGCGGAGTTACTGTTTAAAGTAAGTATCGTAGTACAGACCTGATTCCGGTTCAGTTACTGGCAGTTTACCTTCGCTGTTACCCTGTTGGTAGAATTGCTTTAAAGCTAACCCAGATCAGTAATTTCAGAGACGCCCATTACAGTCGCACTTGTAATGCGTCAACGCCATTTGCTTTTGCGGAACCCACGTGTGGATACCCTCGACAGAACAAGAGCTAAAGTGGGGCTAAAGTGACATGTTCTTGAATCAGGAATAATACTGTCCTCCAAGCAAGTGAGATTATAAATACGACCTCGGATATGCCGAAAGTGAAGAAGTcaagaggtggaggaggggagaaCAGTGGTGGAACGGTGGCTCTGGCCGACCAGATTCTTCAGGGGGATATGGTGCGAATGCATGGCCGGGTAAAGAGTAGAGATCGTAAACAAGAGAACGAAGATGAGTATGTGGATGAGCGATTGTCGCGAAAGATTCTTGAACAGGCGCGGATACAACAAGAAGAACTCCAGACGGAGTTTGGTGTGACACCAGAGGCTAAGAAAAAGCCGTCCACCGTCTTAGGCAAGTATCCAGAGCCTCTTCTCACAGCAGTGTTAAGTAAACTAGATTGTTTGTTTAGCTTCTTGCATGGTGCATCAGGGTTGACATGTGtactttttcccccctaaatTATTTTTTAGCATTGAAGTACGTAGTAACTGTGTATCATTGCAGGACCTGACACGCAGGATGGAGACTCAGACGAAGAGTGGCCAGCTTTGGGAGCTGGTGAGGAAGAAATGGGTGGAGGGACCGAGGTGGAGGTGGATCCTGACGATGAGAAAGCCATTGAGATGTTCATGAACAAAAATCCACCAATGAGGTGAATACAGTATTGTCTTTCACATTGCTTATCTCTGTCTAAAACCAATATTTTCTAAGTAAGGCTCTCCAAATTCCTTACCCCCTCAGCTGCTGTAAATGTTGATTATAGATTTTTACATCAGGCACTGAGTTCAGCTTTGAAATCCAATCCAGAGAGGACTCAGTTAATTTAATGATGTTAATCAGTTTGCAAAGTGCTTATATCGGTAAAATAGGGCACATACATGACTGTTAAAGACTCTTATTACTCCCATGTTCTTGGCTGAATTACAAACAACTGTGGCCAGATTAGCCAGATAATTCACATGAGAACCTTGTCCTAGTGATTAGTTTTGATAACTGATATGATATTCTTTATGTCAATGTTATGTTGAAGTTTTCAGTGAATACGAGTTTTGCAATGCAGATTTATTGAGTTTTAAAACAAGATACTTGAATACACATGTCGAGATCACAATTACTGATGTacttgaaaataaatattttgacagCTTTCTCCTCAAAATATAAGTGGCCTTATTAGTTACTGTAGAATTTACTATAGCGATGGTTCTCTGTATGAAATGCAACATATGAACTCATAGCTAATGTCTCGATAGGCGAACATTGGCTGACATCATCATGGAGAAGATtacagagaagcagacagaggtgggaacagtgatgtcagaggTGTCTGGCCGGCCTATGCCACAGCTGGATCCAAGAGTCATTGAGGTGTACCGGGGTGTGCACAAGGTGAGCCATCTATTTTTTATGCTCAATTGAGTTTGCATGAGTTTACAGAAGTGATATATTTGAGTGGTTAAATACTTTAAATCTGCACTTTGACTGCTGGGATTATTCCTTGATTATTCAGTCTTATTTACGGTTTAAACTACGTTCAAAGTTTTTAcaactttgaaaaacaaatattttaaagtattcagcaattaaaaacataataaGTATCACTTCAGTCTTTAAGATCAGAGCATGTTTCATGACCAACATACTGTAGGACTCTTAATGTTTACTTAATTATCAAGTTAGATGTTGACACCCACAAAAAGTGACACCCACgtcaataaacacacactaggagcattccttttttgttttcatagaGTTTCGATTGTGGATGTCCCATGGAATATGTGAAAGCTGATCAGTCATTACCTCCTCTTAACTGCAAAATGTGGCATCATTCAGTATTTTACAATCCCTCATACACAAGTTTCATATGTCCAGTCAACATTCCAGTTCTTGCCAAGACAAGGAGACGGGATGATAAACATAAATTTGTacctttaaatgaaaaacatgtcttAACAATCCTTTCTAGGTTCTTTCAAAATATCGCAGTGGAAAACTTCCCAAGGCTTTCAAGATCATCCCAGCACTGTCAAACTGGGAACAAATTCTCTATCTCACAGAACCAGAGACCTGGACTGCCGCTGCTATGTATCAGGCCACAAGGTTAGTGAACGTACAATGTGTATCATTCCCAGCACAATTTAGATATTGTGACAGACTTTCTGCACCAAATTTGAGGTTATATTCCTCTGTTAAACATGTTTATCATTATGCTTGAACATGAATTACCggttatgtttttatttaatagGGATTAGCTAATGTTCCTTTCATATTCTCTAATTTTGAATAGGATCTTCTCATCCAATCTGAAGGAGCGTATGGCCCAGCGGTTTTATAATTTGGTGCTGCTGCCTCGAATTCGAGATGACATTGCAGAGTACAAACGACTAAATTTTCATCTTTACAGCGCACTcaaaaaagctctttttaaaCCTGGGGCATGGTTTAAAGGTTAGTCAGACTTAGCACTACCAAAAATAGCTCATGTGAAGCTTATTTGAAGTATTGGAGTACCAAACTTCTTGTATTTAGCAAACAAATAATGTGGACTGTTGACCACTAGGTGTCATATGTGACTAACCTGATGAAAAATACTTTGTCCTGACAAGCCAAAATGAAGTGTGCATTAGtgatctgttgtttttctctctgtaccctATACAGGGATTCTGATTCCTTTGTGTGAGTCAGGGACCTGCACTCTAAGAGAAGCCATCATCATTGGCAGCATCCTTACCAAATGCTCCATTCCTGTTCTGCACTCCAGGTAAATCATCCCACATGCAGATGTTTTCTAAGATAACAAAACTGCTGGTTTAAAGATTATAAAGGATGAGTAGGGGCGTCTcacattatttgtttgttcaaaagACTGGCTACATTTCATTTAAGTAGTTTGGTAAGTTACTATAATATGTAGATTTGATGTAAAGCGTCCTTTTCTTGATTTTAGAAACATGTTTTGATACAGAATAGTGTCTTTcgtttttctgtctgtgctgtgatgagacATTGTGATATTTTAACAAAGAAGGGCCCAAAGAAAGCTCTGTGCTTTCCAAATAGTGTTTCAGACTTTTAATCCACCCGCTGAGCTGTGCATTTACTCAcgtgttgtgtgtgggtttttttgggggtttttttagccTTACAGACTTACTGTTTTATAATCATTAACTTAGTTCACATAACTAGAGAAGCTTCAGGCAGTCTCCAAAATCCCCAGACGAAAGAAATGATATGGGCTTTTTGCTCGTTTATTTGGCCATGACTTtactttgtctgtctttttgtgcgtgtgttccTTGTCAGATGCAATCTAAGCTGACAGGTATTCCAGTGGATAGTCAAATTAAGTTGAACTTGATTTTATCAATAGATACACCTTAGCAGTTTATTATCTGCCCTGACCACAGTTGGTCACTGTTAGTGTGGAGTATACAATTTTCTATTTGCAAACTCTTTTCCAGGGCCAGTTAAAAACCCTCTTATCTTTCCTATCCTCAGTGCTGCTGTGCTGAAGCTTGCAGAGATGGAGTATAACGGAGCCAACAGCATCTTCCTGCGACTGTTGCTGGACAAAAAGTACGCACTGCCCTTCCGTGTCCTGGACGCCCTCATAGcccattttctgtctttccggAACGAGAAACGGACACTCCCAGTGCTGTGGCACCAGAGCCTGCTCACCCTGGCCCAGCGTTATAAGGCTGATCTGGCTTCCGAGCAGAAAGCAGCACTGCTCGAACTGCTCAAGATTCAAACGCACCCCCAGATTTCGGCAGAGATTCGGCGAGAGCTTCAAAACGCTGAGTCTAGGGACGTTGAGGTGGCCACTCCTGCCATGTCAATGGACTGAGTGTTGACTGAGTGCTACGGGTGTTCGTTGTCCTCAGATAACCGAGCTGAAAGCCGATGTATTCAACAAATTTCTATACAGATTCTGACACCAGCTTCAGACGAACCTAACCTGTGTTCTTTCacccatttttttctgttgcccACTGGTGTCTAAAACATGGTTCCCAATAGCAGTCTGGTCACATTAATTTTAGGAATAAATGAAATTCCTTTGATCATTTAAGTTTGAGCAGGATTACGGATAGAGTGCATTAGCACTGCCCTACCAGTCAAAAGTGGGTTATTAAAATGATGTATGTTTGTACATCATAAAAACGTactcaaatgttctttttccccctcaataAACAGGATAAGACACTTGGTTGCATCTTGTTGCGCCTATAAAGCAATACTGAAAAAAGCCATTCTTGCACAGCTGAATTGAGAACTGTTGGTAATGGGTAACTCATGTCATGCTACAGGTGTGTCTGTATTAATTCGACTTTAATGTGTGGTTCTtgcaaatcaaataaaacatgcagCCTGAAATACTAAGtgaaaacagtttatttttagaTAGCCCATTCAAAGGTAATGGTGTAATGAATTATCGCCTGACAtcataatgtgtgttttgacagttgaTGGTGACCTCCGCTTGTTAGCATGTGCATCCTGCTCTGTTCTTTGACTTGGTTAT
This window encodes:
- the usp49 gene encoding ubiquitin carboxyl-terminal hydrolase 49 — translated: MERCKHVGRLRLRQNHSILNPQKWCCVDCETTESVWACLKCSHVACGRYMEDHSLKHYQESHHPLAMEVRELDVFCFACGDYVLNDNAEGDLKLLRGALSTVRSPGQRSLRSSAGECSLRPGETGKDSVAVRPAMTTALWHRRKVLLSKALHRWRSRHAEEQRKRDQKQEQEKEELRRQRKEVKKRLMGELANVPPRKSARLLTQAPRTALSLIPRKFRDPPDRVPPPSKQPLLPLSNKPPGNAGTGKMRRYHVSQSARRRRLAPGVTGLRNLGNTCYMNSILQVLSHLQKFRECFLTLDLCETEELLAKTNHSQGVKGVAGAVVGNASALTCSLGRVGKAGAGGLSVGSKHSVPPSLSAAELVQPKEPRSSSRQQMSLCHELHTLFRVMWSGRWSLVSPFAMLHSVWNLIPAFRGYDQQDAQEFLCELLDKVQQELESDGNKRRIVIPITQRKLSKQVLKVLNTIFHGQLLSQVTCLSCKHKSNTVEPFWDLSLEFPERYHNIEKGSGSMMCQRSCSLTEMLAKFTETEALEGSIYACNYCNRKRRKTSHKPLSLTEACKQLLIYRLPQVLRLHLKRFRWSGRNHREKIGVHVAFDQVLNIEPYCCTDSASSLQREGFVYDLSAVVMHHGKGFGSGHYTAYCYNTEGGFWVHCNDSEMNVCSVEEVCNTQAYILFYTQRST
- the med20 gene encoding mediator of RNA polymerase II transcription subunit 20 isoform X1; this encodes MGVTCVCQVPILEGKSVQQTVDMLHKKLEQLGAVKQGSFFVDCETYHATSNASGQPSKLLYVMHNSETPLSCLALFEGGPYLTADVNFDVLMVKLKSHFQNAKGHKVESRGTRYRYCDFLVKVGTVTMSSSARGISVEVEYCACVVPGDCWNLMKEFMQSFLGSNVPELPSVFAAKPEGLYAPVDCMDTMVQYLELFSKVRKQQVIPGASVR
- the med20 gene encoding mediator of RNA polymerase II transcription subunit 20 isoform X2, whose product is MGVTCVCQVPILEGKSVQQTVDMLHKKLEQLGAVKQGSFFVDCETYHATSNASGKKRQPSKLLYVMHNSETPLSCLALFEGGPYLTADVNFDVLMVKLKSHFQNAKGHKVESRGTRYRYCDFLVKVGTVTMSSSARGISVEVEYCACVVPGDCWNLMKEFMQSFLGSNVPELPSVFAAKPEGLYAPVDCMDTMVQYLELFSKVRKQQVIPGASVR
- the bysl gene encoding bystin codes for the protein MPKVKKSRGGGGENSGGTVALADQILQGDMVRMHGRVKSRDRKQENEDEYVDERLSRKILEQARIQQEELQTEFGVTPEAKKKPSTVLGPDTQDGDSDEEWPALGAGEEEMGGGTEVEVDPDDEKAIEMFMNKNPPMRRTLADIIMEKITEKQTEVGTVMSEVSGRPMPQLDPRVIEVYRGVHKVLSKYRSGKLPKAFKIIPALSNWEQILYLTEPETWTAAAMYQATRIFSSNLKERMAQRFYNLVLLPRIRDDIAEYKRLNFHLYSALKKALFKPGAWFKGILIPLCESGTCTLREAIIIGSILTKCSIPVLHSSAAVLKLAEMEYNGANSIFLRLLLDKKYALPFRVLDALIAHFLSFRNEKRTLPVLWHQSLLTLAQRYKADLASEQKAALLELLKIQTHPQISAEIRRELQNAESRDVEVATPAMSMD